One Solanum lycopersicum chromosome 2, SLM_r2.1 genomic region harbors:
- the LOC101251237 gene encoding probable carboxylesterase 16: MPSVAVKLYSVFFKFMLKHRLQNRTQIPVDDANAGTSFGVTSRPDEESTAASNPLFTDGVATKDIHIDPTTSVSIRIFLPETSLGSPDSDLRAQSKSRAKASRPDSLTGSDLRRSSYGAATTDNVTENRNRNSFNHRRNSYGGNVDDLALKSENGVYRGYAPAGKNCRKLPVMLQFHGGGFVSGSNDSVSNDFFCRRIAKLCDVIVLAVGYRLSPENRYPAAFEDGLKALHWLAKQANLAECSKSLGNRRGGADVKKSDSHGHIADAFGASMAEPWLAAHGDPSRCVLLGVSCGGNIADYVARKAVEAGNLLDPVKVVAQVLMYPFFIGNVPTHSEIKLANSYFYDKAMCVLAWKLLLPEGEFNLDHPAANPLVAGRGGPPLKRMPPTLTIIAEHDWMKDRAIAYSEELRKVNVDAPVLEYKDAVHEFATLDMLLKTPQAQACAEDIAIWVKKHISLRGHEFSY, translated from the exons ATGCCAAGCGTGGCCGTGAAATTATACAGTGTTTTCTTCAAGTTTATGTTAAAGCATCGGTTGCAGAACCGAACCCAAATCCCCGTTGATGACGCAAATGCCGGAACTTCTTTCGGCGTTACGTCACGTCCTGATGAGGAATCTACTGCAGCTTCCAATCCTCTTTTCACCGACGGCGTTGCCACCAAGGATATACATATAGATCCTACCACCTCTGTTTCTATCAGAATATTCCTTCCAGAGACCTCCCTTGGCTCTCCTGATTCCGATTTAAGGGCACAATCTAAATCTAGGGCTAAAGCTTCCAGACCCGATTCTCTCACAGGATCCGATCTACGCAGAAGCAGCTATGGTGCTGCTACGACTGATAATGTCACCGAAAATCGCAATAGAAATAGTTTTAATCATAGGAGAAATAGCTACGGAGGCAATGTGGATGATCTCGCTTTGAAATCTGAAAATGGGGTTTATAGAGGATATGCTCCCGCCGGTAAAAATTGCAGGAAGTTGCCGGTGATGTTACAATTCCATGGTGGGGGGTTTGTGAGTGGGAGCAATGATTCGgtttcaaatgattttttctGTAGAAGAATTGCAAAGCTTTGTGATGTCATTGTTTTGGCAGTTGGATACAGGTTATCACCTGAGAATAGATACCCAGCTGCATTTGAGGATGGGTTGAAAGCTCTGCATTGGCTGGCGAAGCAGGCCAATTTGGCTGAATGCAGCAAGTCATTGGGCAACAGACGTGGTGGAGCAGATGTGAAAAAATCTGATTCCCACGGACACATAGCGGATGCCTTTGGAGCATCAATGGCAGAGCCTTGGTTGGCTGCCCATGGAGATCCGTCGAG GTGTGTTCTCCTTGGAGTGAGTTGTGGGGGAAACATAGCTGATTATGTGGCCCGAAAGGCAGTAGAAGCAGGCAATCTTTTGGACCCAGTCAAGGTGGTGGCACAGGTCTTGATGTATCCATTTTTCATTGGCAATGTTCCAACTCATTCTGAGATAAAGCTAGCTAATTCCTATTTCTATGACAAGGCAATGTGCGTACTTGCCTGGAAATTACTTTTACCTGAAGGAGAGTTTAACTTGGATCACCCTGCTGCCAACCCACTTGTTGCTGGTAGAGGAGGACCTCCGTTAAAACGAATGCCCCCAACATTGACAATTATAGCAGAGCATGACTGGATGAAAGATCGGGCTATTGCTTATTCAGAGGAACTCCGGAAAGTAAATGTTGATGCTCCTGTTCTTGAATATAAGGATGCTGTTCACGAGTTTGCAACTCTTGACATGCTTCTCAAGACCCCTCAGGCTCAGGCTTGTGCTGAGGATATTGCCATCTGGGTAAAGAAGCACATTTCACTCCGAGGTCATGAGTTTTCATATTGA
- the LOC101250942 gene encoding serine/threonine protein phosphatase 2A 57 kDa regulatory subunit B' theta isoform → MIKQILNRLPRKPSKSAENRDGGSSASPSNASTGSRSSDLSTAQSGNSSATTVSGVTSSTLGPNHGNRLPQGANAKVNGSAAVFLCETLPSFKDVPTAEKQNLFIKKLNLCCVLFDFTDPTKHLKEKDIKRQTLIELVDYLSSANGKFTETVIQEIVKMVSSNLFRSLTPQPRENKVLEAFDLEDDEPLMDPAWPHLQIVYEFFLRFVASPETDAKLSKRYVDHSFVLRLLDLFDSEDPREREFLKTVLHRIYGKFMVHRPFIRKSINNIFYRFIFETEKHNGIAELLEILGSIINGFALPLKEEHKLFLVRALIPLHKPKCVHMYHQQLSYCITQFVEKDCKLADTVIRGLLKYWPITNSSKEVVFLGELEEVLEATQPPEFQRCMVPLFHQISRCLSSSHFQVAERALFLWNNDHVENLIKQNHRVILPIIFPSLEKNARGHWNQAVQNLTLNVRKIFSDIDSELFEECLQKFEEDEAQEEEVKRKREITWKRLEELAGVKAASNEPVLVSHKITPHPPSG, encoded by the exons ATGATCAAACAGATACTTAATAGGCTCCCTAGAAAGCCTTCCAAGTCAGCAGAAAATCGCGATGGAGGAAGCTCTGCATCACCGTCCAATGCTTCAACTGGTTCTAGAAGCAGTGATTTGTCTACTGCGCAGTCAGGAAATTCAAGTGCCACTACTGTTTCAGGAGTCACTTCTTCAACTCTGGGACCAAATCATGGAAATAGGCTACCGCAGGGGGCAAATGCTAAGGTGAATGGAAGTGCAGCAGTTTTTCTGTGTGAGACCTTGCCTAGTTTTAAAGATGTACCAACTGCTGAGAAACAAAACTTGTTCATAAAAAAACTGAACTTGTGCTGTGTATTATTTGACTTTACTGACCCAACAAAGCACTTGAAAGAAAAAGACATCAAGCGGCAGACATTAATAGAGCTTGTTGATTATCTTAGTTCTGCAAATGGAAAATTCACAGAAACTGTCATTCAAGAAATTGTTAAAATGGTGTCTTCAAATCTGTTCAGGTCTCTAACTCCTCAACCTCGTGAAAACAAAGTATTGGAAGCTTTTGACTTGGAAGATGACGAACCCTTGATGGATCCCGCATGGCCACATTTGCAAATTGTGTATGAGTTCTTTCTCAGATTTGTGGCATCACCGGAGACAGATGCAAAATTGTCTAAGCGATATGTTGACCATTCTTTTGTTCTAAGGTTATTAGATCTCTTTGATTCAGAAGATCCAAGAGAAAGGGAGTTCTTGAAGACGGTTCTGCACCGAATATATGGAAAATTCATGGTGCACCGCCCTTTTATTAGGAAATCAATCAACAATATATTTTACCGGTTTATCTTTGAAACTGAGAAGCATAATGGAATAGCAGAACTTTTAGAAATTTTGGGCAGTATAATCAATGGATTTGCACTTCCACTGAAGGAAGAGCACAAGTTGTTCCTTGTCCGAGCTCTTATTCCACTTCATAAACCAAAGTGCGTACACATGTATCATCAGCAGTTATCTTACTGCATAACACAATTTGTGGAGAAGGATTGCAAGCTTGCTGATACTGTCATAAGAGGTTTGTTGAAATATTGGCCTATCACAAACAGTTCCAAGGAAGTAGTGTTCTTAGGTGAGCTGGAGGAGGTTCTAGAAGCAACTCAGCCTCCAGAATTCCAGCGTTGTATGGTGCCTTTGTTTCATCAGATCAGTCGTTGTTTGAGCAGCTCGCACTTTCAG GTGGCTGAGAGGGCCTTGTTCCTATGGAACAATGATCATGTTGAGAACCTAATCAAACAAAATCATAGAGTTATACTGCCGATAATCTTCCCTTCCTTGGAGAAGAATGCTAGAGGCCACTGGAATCAGGCGGTGCAAAACTTGACATTAAATGTCCGCAAGATCTTCTCTGATATCGATTCTGAACTCTTTGAAGAGTGTTTGCAGAAATTCGAAGAAGACGAGGCCCAAGAAGAGGAGGTAAAGAGGAAACGTGAAATTACTTGGAAACGGTTAGAGGAGCTTGCTGGAGTGAAAGCTGCAAGCAATGAGCCAGTGCTAGTTTCTCATAAGATAACACCTCATCCACCATCTGGCTAG
- the LOC101250646 gene encoding AUGMIN subunit 6, with the protein MTMDREKEREVELESAMYTNCLLLGLDPSIIGIGAGNGTPRVGLFRHSNPKLGEQLLYFILSSLRGPTQSAKDFDKVWPIFDSAQSRDFRKVVQGIISELESQGALPRSNSRVSSLATCCGPRFVELLWQLSLHALREVHRRMFAADVVSNPLPASLTDVAFSHAATLLPVTKARIALERRRFLSNAETAVRRQAMWSNLAHELTAEFRGLCAEEAYLQQELEKLQDVRNKVKLEGELWDELVSSSSQNSHMVQRATRLWDSLLSRKNQHEILASGPIEDLIAHREHRYRISGSALLTAMDQSPVAPPPHLASSHQAVRSQADVDREKHARSSDSSHIQVDDNTFSRVDERVARGHPTVDIAEVLRRWTHALQRVHKQSLQLAKANDGEGPELLRSSHDGGTGGHAESLAATLAEHKQHLASIQVLINQLKEVAPSIQNSILELTEEVSSISSNSSRTANFQGRSHSQAQSSGRTLEHRDDEVAEMSSRLSSMQFEKTSASPTTLKLPPLFSVTPNSLGKGGAQKQQISSQTSQIEIMPERKSLDQQFLNNSFDNSPQDNDTSFVQNLKRSVREAALRSESYYQGSSQDSRSDDSSEHYFEPVSGLGFSQHGDRANLLRRKKLFVSEPDSSFLGTGAPDSHMNIKSDGIPDLLHDLQSVDDYDGFLSTMGSNSSFSDAHRSFYDLEEAKDQVFSPPLLMDASLLADSYEDLLAPLSETETALMEH; encoded by the exons ATGACGATGGACCGAGAGAAGGAGAGAGAGGTTGAGTTGGAAAGTGCAATGTACACCAACTGTTTGTTACTAGGGTTGGATCCATCCATCATCGGAATCGGAGCCGGAAACGGCACACCTCGCGTCGGACTTTTTCGTCATTCGAACCCTAAATTGGGCGAACAGCTTCTCTACTTTATATTATCTTCTCTCAGAGGTCCTACTCAATCCGCTAAG GATTTCGATAAGGTCTGGCCAATTTTTGATTCCGCACAATCTCGCGATTTTCGTAAG GTTGTACAAGGGATTATAAGTGAGCTGGAATCTCAAGGGGCACTGCCTAGAAGTAATTCGAGGGTCTCATCTCTTGCCACATGCTGTGGACCAAG ATTTGTTGAACTTCTATGGCAACTTTCATTGCATGCTTTGAGGGAGGTTCATAGGCGAATGTTTGCTGCTGATGTTGTTTCTAACCCCTTGCCTGCATCATTAACAGATGTAGCTTTCTCACATGCAGCCACACTACTTCCTGTAACCAAG GCTAGGATTGCTCTTGAAAGAAGGAGGTTTTTGAGTAATGCAGAAACAGCAGTTCGTAGACAGGCCATGTGGTCTAATTTGGCTCATGAATTGACAGCTGAATTTCGAGGCCTTTGTGCTGAAGAG GCTTATTTGCAGCAAGAACTGGAAAAGCTGCAGGATGTGAGAAATAAAGTAAAGCTGGAAGGTGAACTGTGGGATGAACTTGTATCAAGCTCAAGTCAGAACTCACACATGGTTCAAAGAGCTACTCGTTTGTGGGACTCTTTGCTGTCTCGCAAGA aTCAACATGAAATTCTCGCCTCTGGCCCGATAGAAGATCTTATTGCTCATCGTGAGCATAG gTATCGCATCTCTGGTTCAGCTTTGCTCACTGCTATGGATCAAAGCCCTGTAGCTCCACCACCCCATTTGGCGTCTTCACATCAAGCTGTAAGATCACAAGCAGACGTGGATAGAGAAAAGCATGCAAGGAGTTCAGATTCTTCTCATATTCAAGTAGACGATAACACATTTTCTCGAGTTGATGAGAGAGTTGCTAGAGGCCATCCTACTGTTGATATAGCAGAAGTTTTGAGGCGTTGGACACATGCCCTACAACGTGTTCATAAGCAATCCCTTCAACTG GCAAAAGCAAATGATGGAGAGGGTCCAGAGCTTTTGAGGAGTTCACATGATGGTGGTACTGGTGGTCATGCAGAGTCCTTGGCTGCAACCCTTGCCGAACATAAGCAGCACCTAGCAAGTATACAG GTGCTCATAAATCAACTGAAGGAAGTCGCTCCATCCATACAGAATTCAATTTTAGAACTTACAGAAGAAGTTAGTAGTATTTCGTCCAATTCTTCTAGAACAGCCAATTTTCAGGGCAGATCACATTCCCAAGCACAGAGCAGTGGGAGAACATTG GAACACAGGGATGATGAGGTAGCTGAGATGAGCTCAAGATTGTCATCCATGCAATTTGAAAAGACATCAGCTAGTCCCACTACTTTGAAGCTCCCACCTTTGTTTAGTGTGACGCCGAATTCTTTAGGAAAAGGTGGTGCACAGAAGCAACAGATCTCTTCCCAAACCAGCCAAATTGAAATTATGCCTGAGAGGAAGTCTCTGGATCAGCAATTTCTAAATAATTCCTTCGATAATTCGCCACAAG ATAATGACACAAGCTTTGTTCAAAATCTGAAGAGATCTGTCAGAGAAGCTGCACTTCGCTCCGAATCTTACTATCAGGGATCATCTCAAGATAGTCGTTCTGATGATAGTTCTGAGCACTACTTTGAGCCTGTCTCAGGGTTAGGGTTTTCTCAGCATGGAGATAGGGCAAACTTgctgagaagaaaaaaattgtttgtgtCAGAACCAGATTCTTCATTTTTAGGGACTGGTGCACCGGATAGTCATATGAACATCAAGTCTGATGGAATACCTGACTTATTACATGATCTGCAGTCTGTGGATGACTATGATGGTTTTCTTTCAACTATGGGTTCAAACTCTTCATTTTCGGATGCACATAGGTCATTTTATGATTTGGAGGAAGCTAAGGATCAAGTATTTTCTCCTCCTCTGCTTATGGATGCATCATTGTTGGCAGATTCATATGAGGATTTACTTG CACCATTGTCAGAAACTGAAACTGCTTTGATGGAGCATTGA